A window of Daphnia pulicaria isolate SC F1-1A chromosome 10, SC_F0-13Bv2, whole genome shotgun sequence contains these coding sequences:
- the LOC124314154 gene encoding mannan endo-1,4-beta-mannosidase-like gives MRLYEFSLIVILFVSAIELARASRLSVSGNKLMFNGKSVFLSGVNFAWNSYGYDFGNGQYTANSKTTFEQWLAEVATNGGNSVRVWLHVEGDNTPNYDANGYVLGPDKTGTLIPDMKSFLNSAKAKNILVIFVLWNGATLRNQKSINLYWDNSKLQTYLDKALTPMVKALAAHPALGAWEIVNEPEGLLYNNKPDANSCFNTVPIANSGAGWTGKWIPMKQIQLFINWQAAAIKAADPGALVTVGTWSQYSQTNVFSDTRNYYTDACLIAAGGKTLGKLDFYQIHTYHPTTSAPFKVVASTYGLNKPVTIGEFSASSSGGMTIQQMYNYAYGNGYQAAWGWQYAGGHDSDSRATLDLGMLQLKGKSGSGGLVNFPVV, from the exons ATGCGTCTCTACGAATTTTCTTTGATAGTCATTTTGTTTGTCTCTGCTATAGAATTGGCTCGAGCCAGTCGTCTTTCGGTAAGCGGAAACAAACTCATGTTCAATGGGAAATCCGTTTTCCTTTCAGGTGTCAACTTTGCGTGGAACTCTTATGGGTACGACTTTGGAAACGGTCAGTACACGGCAAACTCAAAAACTACTTTCGAGCAATGGTTAGCTGAGGTGGCAACAAATGGAGGAAACAGCGTTC GTGTTTGGCTTCATGTGGAAGGCGATAATACTCCAAATTACGACGCAAACGGCTATGTCCTGGGTCCAGATAAGACTGGGACCCTGATTCCCGACATGAAATCATTCCTGAATTCTGCCAAGGCGAAAAATATTCTAGTGATTTTTGTCTTGTGGAACGGTGCcactcttagaaatcagaaatccATCAATCTGTACTGGGATAATAGTAAACTTCAGACTTATCTTGACAAGGCTTTGacg CCCATGGTGAAAGCCCTTGCAGCTCATCCAGCACTAGGAGCTTGGGAAATCGTCAACGAACCGGAAGGACTactttataataataaacctGACGCCAATAGCTGTTTCAACACGGTACCTATTGCAAACTCAGGAGCCGGATGGACTGGAAAATGGATTCCGATGAAACA AATCCAGCTATTTATCAACTGGCAGGCGGCAGCAATTAAAGCAGCGGATCCCGGAGCTTTAGTTACCGTCGGTACTTGGTCCCAGTACAGTCAAACAAACGTTTTCTCCGATACAA GAAATTACTATACGGATGCCTGTCTGATTGCAGCTGGAGGGAAAACATTAGGGAAACTTGATTTTTACCAAATTCATACTTACCATCCTACCACGTCTGCACCTTTTAAG GTCGTGGCTTCAACATACGGTTTGAATAAGCCGGTTACTATCGGTGAATTTTCTGCCTCTTCCTCTGGAGGCATGACTATTCAGCAAATGTACAATTACGCCTACGGAAATGGATATCAG GCGGCCTGGGGTTGGCAGTACGCCGGCGGTCATGACTCCGATTCCAGAGCTACGCTTGATTTAGGAATGCTGCAGCTAAAGGGCAAAAGCGGTTCTGGTGGATTGGTCAACTTCCCTGTCGTCTAG
- the LOC124314202 gene encoding chymotrypsin-2-like — protein MFGSCWIYTAVFVYAFLLAVLKTGAVTKDVTIFGDDSTSRNETTKVNFTRIVGGAWAKRGAYPYQVAIFVKKEFTCGGTLLEGGLHVLTAAHCINPLGREAGLITLYFRTTVLNPLDAIHIERKAAKFVTHPSYNSTSFENDLGVITLSKPVFEIRPVKLERVDPFNQTHIGKEATVIGWGRTRQVLHPAMSSGAASNHLRHVNVTILDTKDCSVLYYHDYELSDGKRLCASTLFGKSICQGDSGGPLLINGLQVGINSAAAGCADPRFPALFIRVAAYVDWIKTVVGKNVPVMPVTLITAA, from the exons ATGTTCGGATCG tgTTGGATTTATACAGCGGTGTTCGTCTACGCCTTCCTGTTGGCAGTGCTGAAAACCGGGGCTGTGACGAAAGACGTTACCATTTTTGGAGATGACAGCACatcaagaaatgaaacaaCTAAAGTCAACTTTACTc GAATTGTCGGTGGTGCCTGGGCTAAAAGAGGAGCTTATCCTTACCAG GTGGCCATATTTGTCAAAAAAGAGTTCACTTGTGGAGGGACTTTACTTGAAGGTGGACTTCATGTACTGACGGCTGCCCACTGTATAAATCC CTTGGGAAGAGAAGCGGGACTGATAACTCTTTATTTTCGGACTACTGTTTTGAACCCTTTGGACGCTATTCACATTGAAAGAAAAGCTGCAAAATTTGTGACGCATCCATCTTATAACAGCACTTCCTTT GAAAATGACCTTGGTGTTATTACCCTTTCCAAACCGGTCTTCGAAATTCGTCCCGTGAAACTTGAACGAGTCGATCCCTTCAACCAAACTCATATCGGAAAAGAAGCTACTGTAATCGGATGGGGACGAACGCGACAG GTTTTGCATCCTGCAATGTCTTCTGGTGCAGCGTCTAACCATTTACGACATGTCAATGTAACCATCCTCGACACAAAGGACTGTTCCGTTTTATATTACCATGATTATGAGCTCAGTGATGGGAAACGGTTATGTGCTTCCACCTTATTCGGAAAGAGTATTTGCCAG GGCGATAGTGGCGGCCCACTGCTAATTAATGGCCTGCAAGTTGGAATCAATAGCGCTGCAGCAGGATGTGCCGACCC GCGTTTTCCTGCTCTTTTCATCCGCGTTGCTGCCTACGTAGACTGGATCAAGACTGTAGTGGGCAAAAACGTTCCAGTCATGCCAGTAACACTAATAACAGCAGCATAA